The following are from one region of the Amia ocellicauda isolate fAmiCal2 chromosome 1, fAmiCal2.hap1, whole genome shotgun sequence genome:
- the rpf2 gene encoding ribosome production factor 2 homolog — translation MTQLDAVVKPKTKRSKRFLQSREPKLTENTKNAMLIKGGNTSETVTQALKDIYSLKKPNAVLYKKKNITRPFEDQTSLEFFSKKSDCSLFLFGSHNKKRPNNLTFGRMFDFHVLDMIELGIEKFIPLKGIKNSKCPEGTKPLLVFTGDSFETDNELKKLKSLLTDFFRGPTVPSIRLAGLEHVLHFTALDGKIYLRSYKVLLKKSGCRTPRIELEEMGPSFDFVMRRTHLASDDLYKTAHRQPKALKAKKKKNISHDTFGTKYGRLHMQKQDLSKLQTRKMKGLKKRRGEAAAAAAAEAEEDPAAKKQKPNEHDA, via the exons ATGACGCAGCTGGACGCAGTGGT gaaACCAAAAACAAAGCGGTCAAAAAGATTTCTCCAAAGTAGAGAGCCCAAGCTTACAGAGAACACTAAAAATGCTATGCTCATCAAAGGAGGCAACACAAGTGAGACTGTCACACAGGCCCTGAAGGACATC TACTCCCTGAAGAAACCAAATGCTGTTTTATACAAAAA aaaaaatataACGCGGCCCTTTGAAGACCAAACATCATTG gAATTCTTTTCAAAGAAATCTGACTGCTCTTTGTTCTTATTTGGCTCCCATAACAAGAAACGACCAAACAACCTGACATTTG GTCGCATGTTTGATTTCCATGTGCTGGACATGATTGAGCTGGGCATTGAGAAGTTTATTCCTCTGAAAGGTATCAAG AACAGTAAGTGTCCTGAAGGAACAAAACCCTTGCTAGTATTTACCGGCGACTCCTTTGAAACAGATAATGAACTCAAAAAGCTGAAGAGTCTTCTAACAG attttttcagAGGGCCAACGGTACCCTCAATACGTTTGGCTGGGCTGGAGCATGTTCTGCACTTCACTGCCCTGGATGGGAAGATCTACTTGAGGAGCTACAA AGTGCTGCTGAAGAAGTCCGGATGCCGGACTCCCAGGATAGAGCTGGAGGAAATGGGCCCGTCCTTTGACTTTGTCATGCGGAGAACACACTTGGCGTCCGATGACCTCTACAAGACAGCTCACAGGCAGCCCAAGGCCCTTAAG gctaagaagaagaagaacatttCCCACGATACCTTCGGCACCAAGTATGGTCGGTTGCACATGCAGAAGCAGGACTTGAGCAAGCTGCAGACCCGGAAAATGAAGGGGCTGaagaagaggagaggagaagcagcagcagcagcagcggcggaGGCAGAGGAAGACCCCGCCGCAAAAAAGCAAAAACCGAATGAGCATGATGCTTAG